In Zingiber officinale cultivar Zhangliang chromosome 8B, Zo_v1.1, whole genome shotgun sequence, a single genomic region encodes these proteins:
- the LOC122016893 gene encoding uncharacterized protein LOC122016893 isoform X2, protein MALPTLDRGLLFLVAILAPLRIFNLCSRLLRGGIVRGRLRAARSVVLVISVVVLLASIFSLSDTYPSERSAVIAEMEDLRLKTARLEFILEDSTKALSSTTFHLEQRDKLLEEMEKKVRLMENAIYEVKGSSSDSLDTEDRVRALEKEIQLLFEQSMMNTDSIRSLESHADEAKEKMETAASEVQKMTTKKVLKRNRQKEEHKNQIPFKETVSKAFQFIRSTGHHASEVILADSFFLRASFSKSAIPEAYKQLKVFMSLVKKCHHELQDSIRHDLKMNEFTADLGNDFVVFYLASMMMVISVVTTWIVSSWCFSLLTRRLTRSD, encoded by the exons ATGGCCTTGCCTACCTTGGACAGAGGTCTTCTCTTTCTCGTCGCGATCCTTGCCCCTCTTCGGATTTTCAATCTCTGCTCCCGTCTTCTTCGAGGAGGGATTGTGCGAGGACGGCTCAGAGCGGCCCGATCGGTTGTCCTCGTCATCTCCGTCGTCGTCCTGCTCGCCTCCATCTTCTCCCTCTCCGATACCTATCCCTCGGAAAGGAGCGCCGTGATCGCGGAAATGGAGGATTTGAGGCTCAAGACCGCTCGATTAG AATTTATTCTAGAGGACAGTACCAAAGCCTTGAGTTCCACAACCTTTCATCTAGAACAAAGAGATAAGCTTCTTGAAGAGATGGAAAAAAAGGTCAGACTAATGGAGAATGCCATATATGAAGTTAAG GGTTCAAGTAGTGACTCATTGGACACTGAAGATCGGGTTCGGGCTCTGGAAAAAGAG ATCCAGTTGTTATTTGAGCAGTCAATGATGAACACGGATAGCATTCGGAGTTTAGAATCACATGCGGACGAAGCAAAAGAAAAGATGGAGACTGCAGCTTCTGAAGTTCAAAAG ATGACAACAAAGAAAGTTCTCAAAAGAAATAGACAAAAAGAAGAGCACAAGAATCAAATTCCTTTCAAGGAAACTGTGAGCAAG GCTTTCCAGTTTATCAGGAGTACTGGTCACCATGCCTCAGAAGTTATCCTAGCTGATTCATTCTTTTTAAGGGCTTCTTTCTCAAAATCAGCCATACCTGAAGCATATAAACAGCTCAAAGTCTTTATGTCACTTGTCAAAAAATGTCACCATGAG CTCCAAGATTCAATTAGACATGACTTGAAAATGAATGAGTTCACTGCTGATCTTGGCAACGACTTTGTTGTCTTTTATCTG GCCTCTATGATGATGGTCATTTCAGTAGTAACTACTTGGATTGTATCTTCATGGTGCTTCAGCCTCTTGACACGGCGTTTAACACGTAGTGATTGA
- the LOC122016893 gene encoding uncharacterized protein LOC122016893 isoform X1, translating into MALPTLDRGLLFLVAILAPLRIFNLCSRLLRGGIVRGRLRAARSVVLVISVVVLLASIFSLSDTYPSERSAVIAEMEDLRLKTARLEFILEDSTKALSSTTFHLEQRDKLLEEMEKKVRLMENAIYEVKGSSSDSLDTEDRVRALEKEIQLLFEQSMMNTDSIRSLESHADEAKEKMETAASEVQKLENIVTEQWIQIRQLEQAFQSTKMTTKKVLKRNRQKEEHKNQIPFKETVSKAFQFIRSTGHHASEVILADSFFLRASFSKSAIPEAYKQLKVFMSLVKKCHHELQDSIRHDLKMNEFTADLGNDFVVFYLASMMMVISVVTTWIVSSWCFSLLTRRLTRSD; encoded by the exons ATGGCCTTGCCTACCTTGGACAGAGGTCTTCTCTTTCTCGTCGCGATCCTTGCCCCTCTTCGGATTTTCAATCTCTGCTCCCGTCTTCTTCGAGGAGGGATTGTGCGAGGACGGCTCAGAGCGGCCCGATCGGTTGTCCTCGTCATCTCCGTCGTCGTCCTGCTCGCCTCCATCTTCTCCCTCTCCGATACCTATCCCTCGGAAAGGAGCGCCGTGATCGCGGAAATGGAGGATTTGAGGCTCAAGACCGCTCGATTAG AATTTATTCTAGAGGACAGTACCAAAGCCTTGAGTTCCACAACCTTTCATCTAGAACAAAGAGATAAGCTTCTTGAAGAGATGGAAAAAAAGGTCAGACTAATGGAGAATGCCATATATGAAGTTAAG GGTTCAAGTAGTGACTCATTGGACACTGAAGATCGGGTTCGGGCTCTGGAAAAAGAG ATCCAGTTGTTATTTGAGCAGTCAATGATGAACACGGATAGCATTCGGAGTTTAGAATCACATGCGGACGAAGCAAAAGAAAAGATGGAGACTGCAGCTTCTGAAGTTCAAAAG TTGGAGAATATAGTTACTGAACAGTGGATTCAAATACGCCAACTCGAGCAGGCATTTCAATCAACCAAG ATGACAACAAAGAAAGTTCTCAAAAGAAATAGACAAAAAGAAGAGCACAAGAATCAAATTCCTTTCAAGGAAACTGTGAGCAAG GCTTTCCAGTTTATCAGGAGTACTGGTCACCATGCCTCAGAAGTTATCCTAGCTGATTCATTCTTTTTAAGGGCTTCTTTCTCAAAATCAGCCATACCTGAAGCATATAAACAGCTCAAAGTCTTTATGTCACTTGTCAAAAAATGTCACCATGAG CTCCAAGATTCAATTAGACATGACTTGAAAATGAATGAGTTCACTGCTGATCTTGGCAACGACTTTGTTGTCTTTTATCTG GCCTCTATGATGATGGTCATTTCAGTAGTAACTACTTGGATTGTATCTTCATGGTGCTTCAGCCTCTTGACACGGCGTTTAACACGTAGTGATTGA
- the LOC122013599 gene encoding probable CCR4-associated factor 1 homolog 11 → MEIINLWEANLLEQLELIAVLRRCFPVVAMDTEFSGFLHSTPRHAAEERRYRDLKYNVDNLCMIQLGIALFDYAGNHPGMAWQINFSDFDPDVDPCSPASIDLLKNSGIDVQRNRREGISSVRYAALLREKLFGHHGGAFVTFHGSYDVGYLIKLLAGGMPLPETPGEFIMAASGIFNGRLYDIKYMARFCAGLRGGEVSLKKLASMLNVKADGVAHQAGFDSLIIGLSFREMHKRWAVMGDRDSMILYGLESVCHESKRASSSRPPLRRRPWTLPPGMFMIPQPMTRPPWAFLSQCFGGGGGGHGPVPLLQQATPRDSVSVGANTFWKDSVSVGQIRSVM, encoded by the exons ATGGAGATCATCAACTTGTGGGAAGCAAATTTACTGGAGCAGTTGGAGTTGATCGCTGTTCTTCGCCGCTGCTTCCCTGTCGTCGCCATGGACACCGAGTTCTCCGGCTTCCTCCACTCCACGCCTCGCCACGCCGCCGAGGAGCGCAGATACCGCGACCTCAAGTACAATGTCGACAACCTCTGCATGATCCAGCTAGGAATCGCCCTTTTCGACTACGCCGGCAACCACCCCGGCATGGCATGGCAGATCAATTTCTCGGACTTCGACCCCGACGTCGACCCCTGCTCGCCGGCGTCCATCGACCTGCTGAAGAACAGCGGTATCGACGTCCAAAGAAACCGGCGCGAAGGTATTTCTTCCGTTCGCTACGCCGCTCTGCTCCGGGAGAAACTGTTCGGTCACCACGGTGGTGCGTTCGTCACGTTCCACGGCTCGTACGATGTGGGCTATTTGATAAAGTTGCTCGCCGGCGGAATGCCGCTGCCGGAGACACCAGGAGAGTTTATAATGGCGGCGAGTGGCATCTTTAACGGAAGACTCTACGACATCAAGTACATGGCGCGGTTCTGCGCCGGTCTCCGCGGCGGAGAGGTTAGCCTTAAGAAGCTCGCGAGTATGCTGAACGTGAAGGCCGACGGCGTGGCACATCAGGCGGGATTCGACAGTTTGATCATTGGACTGTCCTTCCGCGAGATGCATAAGAGGTGGGCAGTCATGGGCGATCGGGACTCCATGATTCTCTATGGATTGGAGAGTGTTTGCCATGAAagcaagagagcttcttcttcccGTCCTCCTCTTCGGCGACGCCCATGGACTTTGCCACCTGGGATGTTCATGATTCCGCAGCCGATGACGCGCCCACCTTGGGCTTTCCTGTCTCAATGctttggcggcggcggcggcggccatgGCCCTGTTCCTCTGCTGCAGCAGGCGACGCCACGC gATTCTGTCAGTGTGGGGGCAAATACGTTCTGGAAGGATTCTGTCAGTGTGGGGCAAATACGTTCTGTTATGTAG